Genomic DNA from Streptomyces sp. NBC_01571:
GTAGAAGTCGTCCCCGACACGGAGCAGATCGGGGTCGGACCAGTCGGCGTCGAGAACGGGGTTGCGGTAGGTGCCGTCGTTCAGGTCGGCGGAGGGGAGGGCCATCAGGGGTTCACCGCCCCGCGGACGAGCGCGGCGGCCTCGCTCCGGTCGAGGATGCCGTCCGCGACGACGGTCACGACCCGGCGTACGACGGTGTCCTCCGCCCCGATGGGCAGCCGCTCGGTGTGCGCGAGGGAGGAACCGACGCCCGGATACTCGGTGGTGCGCACGAACCACGGGTCGAGGCGGGTCCGTTCGGTGGCCCCGGCGAAGACCAGGGTCCAGCGGGCACCCGCGAGCGCCAGCCAGTCGGCGCGGGCGCCGTGCACCGCCTCCTCGCCCTCGGTGTCGGCGGTGAACACGCGCGGCGCCCCGGACTCCTTGCGGGCCCGCCAGAAGAAGCCGCCGTAGGCCGCGCCCGGCCGCCCGTTGGTGGCCGGGCTGCCGATGGAGAGGGCTTTCCCGGTCGTGTTCGTGAGCGCGAAGGTGAAGTCCAGCGCCCAGGCGGAGTCGGTGAGTCCGGTCGCGGTGACGGTGCGGCGCTCGCGCAGCAGCTCGCCGCCCGCGGCCACCCAGCGCAGCTCCTCCACGAAGCCGTCCGGGTCGCTCAGCTGGAAGCCGGAGTGCCGCTGGGCGCCGTGGCCGGCCGGCTCGGTGGGGCCCTGGTCGCGCACATAGGTGCGCCCGCCCCAGAAGTTGTGCCCCTCGACGTCGGGAACGGCGACACCGACGCCGAGGTGGTGGAGGTGGTCGGCGGGACTGAACTCGGTGACCGCCGTGCCCGCCAGG
This window encodes:
- a CDS encoding PmoA family protein gives rise to the protein MNTASHPESPVLRVAGRPVGRYHTRPELPARLAPRPYFHPVTTLAGTAVTEFSPADHLHHLGVGVAVPDVEGHNFWGGRTYVRDQGPTEPAGHGAQRHSGFQLSDPDGFVEELRWVAAGGELLRERRTVTATGLTDSAWALDFTFALTNTTGKALSIGSPATNGRPGAAYGGFFWRARKESGAPRVFTADTEGEEAVHGARADWLALAGARWTLVFAGATERTRLDPWFVRTTEYPGVGSSLAHTERLPIGAEDTVVRRVVTVVADGILDRSEAAALVRGAVNP